The following are encoded together in the Deltaproteobacteria bacterium genome:
- a CDS encoding 4Fe-4S ferredoxin, which translates to VDVSPNCDCHGENDAPILPNLGMFASTDALALDQACVDACMAAKPLPGSQLFENLSKPDFLDHHDHFRNSTPQSEWRSCLEHAEKIGLGTREYELIVV; encoded by the coding sequence TCGTGGACGTTTCACCCAATTGCGACTGCCACGGCGAGAACGACGCGCCCATCCTGCCCAATCTGGGCATGTTCGCCTCCACCGATGCCCTGGCCCTGGATCAGGCCTGCGTGGACGCCTGCATGGCGGCCAAGCCGTTGCCGGGGAGCCAGCTTTTCGAGAATCTGTCCAAGCCCGATTTTCTTGATCACCACGATCACTTCAGAAATTCCACGCCCCAGTCCGAATGGCGTTCCTGCCTGGAACATGCCGAAAAGATCGGACTGGGCACGCGGGAATACGAGCTGATCGTGGTCTGA